The window GGCCCACCGATAGCACTGCCGCGTCGAGCCGGGTGGGAGCGCGGAGAGGAGGGCAGCAGAGTATCTGATGAGATATGAAGAGGAGATAAGGATTGGGAGGCCGCGGCGAGGCTCCGCTGAGCGGCGGCTGGGAGCAGCGCGGTGCGTGGCCGCTTTAAGGCGGAGGGAGCCGGCGGCTGGGGCGGGCCGGAACCCAGTCTATAAAAgggcggccggggggctccGTTCGCTTTTCGCGGCGGGCAGTCGGGGCGGGCAGGTAAGGAGCGGGGAGAGGGGGGCGGGCTGGGCCTTACCCTTCCCGTCCCATTCCCCTCCCTATCCAGTTCTAGCGCCCCTTTTAGCCTGCGGGAGTTCATCTCCAACGCCTCCGACGCGAGTAGCCCCCTGTCGGCTGGGGGCCTCTGGGAGACGCCTGGGGCTTGTGGCGGTGAGGGCAGGgggtgctgagcagggaggcagcaggaggagcaggaggcaccGCCCTGGCCCCAAGGCGCTGGATGAGATCCGCTGTGAGAGCCTGACCGGCCCCTCAAAGCTCGGCAGCGGTGAGGACCTCACTACCGACAtagtgcccagcccctgggagTGCACGCTCACCCTGGTGAACATGGGTATCAGGGTGACAGAAGCCGATCTCATCAACAACCTGGCCACCAGCGCCAAATCCAGCACCAAGGCCTTCATGGAAGCCCTGCAGGTGGGTTGTTTGGGGCTGTCTGGGATCCCAAGGGCCTGGGCACAGTCTGGTGTTGTTGTAtaaccccagccctgctgcctttctggctgtgggagctgctggtCTCCTGCAGTGTTTCTCCGCCTCtacagcagcagggaggtgcGGAGGGTAGGgctggctgcctgctggcaCTTGCTCCTTAATGTGTGCATACTGATGCAGTTCTTTGTTGGTTTAATCAACTGCACACCTTTCCCATGTCCTCCCTGCTGCATTAGCATTCCTCTATCTCCACAGGCTGGTGCAGACATCTCCATGATTGGGCAGTTTAGTGTGGGTTTATATTCTGCCTACTCTGCCTACTGAGAAGGTGGTTGTCATTACCAAGCATGACAACAATGAGCAGTACGCTTGGGAGTCATCAGCTGGGGGTTCCTTCACTGTCTGGTCTGACCATGGTATGTGTCACACAAAGCCAAGTGCGTCTTGCTGCTAGGCATGACCCTTTTCTTAGTGCTCCATAGAGCTGGGCTGTCCTGTTAATCACCTGTGGTAATTTTGAGATATCAGGCAGTGGTTAGGCTCAAGGGGTTAGTCCCTGTTGTACTCTGCCCTTTAATGCAGTGCCCTGAAGCACAAATCTTTCTCCTCTCATGCTACAGGTGAGCCCATCAGACGAGGCACCAAAGTGATCTTGTATCTGAAGGAGGACCAGACAGAGTACTTGGAGGAGAGGCGGGTCAAAGAGGTGGTGAAGAAGCACTCCCAGTTCATCGGCTACCCCATCATGCTTCATGTATGTAAGAGAAGAACTGGGGGACCCCAGAAAGGCTGGAGGGAGGAGTGGAGTGAGGGGGGGTGAGAGGAGGGAGCAGCCATGAAAGAGCAGCTTCCAGCTTGTGTTGCTAGAGGTAGTATGAGGCTGGGGGCTAACTGGAAGTGACATGTACAGCCACACTGTTGGACTTGTATTGGTGCAGCTGGAGGTCATCCAGACCAGCCACAGAGAGAGGAGGGTTTCTTGCCTGCTATTCCCTTGAACAAGTTCTTGGTTATGTAGATCCTGGAAGGGCTGTGAGGGCTGCTTTGGTGATAAGCTCCATTTCCAGGTGTTACATGGGTTGGGCCCTGTATTGCACCCAGGAGAATACCTCACATGGAGAAGGATTCCTGGTGATGTTTGCTTGGTGCTAGACCTGGGTTTGTGGTGATGATTTTCTTGTCCCTTCCTCCACAGCTGGAGAAGGAGTGTGAGAAAGATCAGTGATGatgaggtggaggaggagaaaggcgAGAAGGAAGGAGTCCAAGGATGAGGAGAAACCCAAAATTGGGATGTGGGCTCTCACGAGGaggaaggagacaaaggcaagaagaaaaagaccaaGAAAATTAAGGAGAAATATGTTGACCAGGAGGAGCTGAACAAGACCAAGCTTCACATGCCACATCAATGTGCATTGATGGGAGAGGGTAAGTGTGGGGAACGCGCGGtgggtgctggaggtgctggctgAGCTGTCCAGGC is drawn from Anas platyrhynchos isolate ZD024472 breed Pekin duck chromosome 3, IASCAAS_PekinDuck_T2T, whole genome shotgun sequence and contains these coding sequences:
- the HSP90AB1 gene encoding LOW QUALITY PROTEIN: heat shock protein HSP 90-beta (The sequence of the model RefSeq protein was modified relative to this genomic sequence to represent the inferred CDS: inserted 2 bases in 1 codon; deleted 1 base in 1 codon) produces the protein MRYEEEIRIGRPRRGSAERRLGAARCVAALRRREPAAGAGRNPVYKRAAGGLRSLFAAGSRGGQVRSGERGAGWALPFPSHSPPYPVLAPLLACGSSSPTPPTRVAPCRLGASGRRLGLVAVRAGGAEQGGSRRSRRHRPGPKALDEIRCESLTGPSKLGSGEDLTTDIVPSPWECTLTLVNMGIRVTEADLINNLATSAKSSTKAFMEALQAGADISMIGQFSVGLYSAYLPTEKVVVITKHDNNEQYAWESSAGGSFTVWSDHGEPIRRGTKVILYLKEDQTEYLEERRVKEVVKKHSQFIGYPIMLHLEKECEKXISDDEVEEEKGEKEGVQG